The sequence GTCCTGGCCACAGTGTTAGAACCCTGTGGGTGCCTGAATCATAAGTTGGGGCAGTGACCGCACCGCGCTCATCTCGGCTGCCGTGATGGAAAATATAAAAATCCGTAAAGCTGTATAGTAAAGTTGATAGAAAAATATTTACCTTACACCGTCTTACTAGTAAACCATGCAAACCATAACAATCAGTGCCAAAGGGCAGGTAGTAATACCTGCTATCATAAGGAAAAAGCTCGGCCTGGAAAAAGGAGAAAAACTGGGTATCATGGAAGAAGAAGGATATATCAAAATAGTACCCCCTGCCGACCTCACATCACTTTGCGGATCATGGTCTGACCTTGATACAACAACCGTAAGAAAGCAGATAGAAGATATGCGCAAAGAGGAACGGTGCTGATGATCAGGATTCTGATTGACACCATGCACATAGCTGATATCCTGATAGACGACTCATATATTGAGCTTGCCAAAGCATTGCAGAATAAAAAAATAACAGGCCTGGTCTCGGTAGTCACCCTCACTGAATTAATAAAAATTCGTGGTAAGAAAGTTAATAAGCGGATGCACAGCGATCTCAACAATCTTATCGCCTCCAACCTGGTCTTTGTGGATGTAAACGACACGATCGCCATACGTGCCGGCGAATTGCGCCTGAAATATGACATTCCTACTATTGATTCAATCATTGCAGCCACAGGCATAGTCAATAATGTCAAGCACATTCTAACAGACGATAATCACTTCAAACCGCTGAAAAACACGATCAAACCTATTGATTTGAAAAATGCCCTGAAACTTGCTTTAAAATAAAGAATATGCTTAACATCTCAGAAAAGAGCTATGAACAGACCATCGAAGACATATTCATCGCAAGTTTACCAGCCAAAGAAGGGGCAATCAGCAAAACTACCCTCTAACTCCACCAATTTCACCCCAGGCGTCTGCTGGACACCCTCGCCGCACACACAATTCAAGGTCACATCCCCAAACATACCCCCAACCCGCAGACCGGACAGCGAGGAGGCACACTAAACACCCCCGTGTCCCGGCCATGGAGTCAGGACCGTGCAGGTAGTGGTATCAATTACTGTGGCTGTGACCATAGAAGCTGTCCAACAATCAGCATTAGTAACCCTTTAGCTCTATGTGTTTACAATCTTAACGTGAATTGCTGGAATTGCATCAATTTACTTTTTGGTGATCTAATGCAACTCTCCTTAATACCACCTCAAAAATCTCCCCCATCTAATGCAAAATCAATTTCATTTATCAATGCCATTGTTTAAAGATTTCATCTGATCTGCATAGTAAATCTATATACATCCTGTGCAATAGAAAGGCTTTTAGAAAATCACCACCTGAAGTATAATTGAAAGTGAAGGCTGCTACTGTGCAGGCGGTTTGATTATCAGGTGAAAAAATGGAAGCCAGGACAAAGGTGTGGCTAACAGAAAACGGGAAGTCACTGATAGGAAAAGGCAAAGCTTCCCTCTTAAAAGCCATAGACGAAGAGAAGTCCCTGAACAGGGCATGTAAGAAGATCAACATCTCATATAAACGTGCCTGGCTGATGCTGAAGAAGATTGAGGAAAGTGCAGGGAGGCCTGTGGTCATAAGTGTCCGCGGCGGCAATGAACAGGGGACATTTTTAACCGACTATGCAAAAGAGATGCTTGCTGAATACGATGCCCGGAAGAATATCACCCATGAAACAATAGACGACGAAACATTCTGGGAAGGAGTGGAGCTTACGATCACTGCACGCAACCAGCTCGCTGGAAAGGTCGTGGATGTCGAACTGGGAGATATTATATCCAAGGTGAAGATCTCAATCGAACCAACTGTGGTCACTTCGGTAATAACCACTGAAGCTGTGAAGAAACTGGATATCAAAAAAGAGGATGAAGTGCTTGCGGTTATAAAGTCCACAGAAGTGATGATAGCGAAGAAATGAACGCGTCTATGACGATATATTCATAACCATAAAATACCATCAAGATAATTTTCCAATATGTCTGATCCTATTCCGGAACTTGTGGCTGGTGTTAGAAATCCTGCCACTTTATCTGTTTGTAAAGACAATGCAGATGCTGTTTATTTTTCAATTGACCGTTTCAGTCTCAGGGCCCGGGCCAGGGATATAACCCTTGATAACCTTGATACTTTTACAGAGCAGGTACGAGACAGCGGCCTGAAGGCGTATCTGGCAGTCAATACCGTAATTTATCCGGAGGACCTGCCTGCTGTGGATGCCATAGTGGAGGCGGCTGCCAGTGCCGGGATTGATGCAGTCATTGCCTGGGACCCTGCCGTCATCAACAAGTCTGTAGAGTGCGGCCTTGATCTGCATATATCCACCCAGGCCAATGTGTCCAACTGGCAGACGGCAGAGTTTTACGGGAAACTGGGCGCCAGTCGTGTGATACTATCGCGAGAGCTGACCCTAAAGCAGATAAAGGATATCAGGCAGCATACCGATATGGAACTGGAGGTGTTCGTGCACGGTGCCATGTGCCAGGCAATATCAGGACGCTGCTACCTGTCGGCCTACCTGCTGGGCCGCTCAGGCAACTGTGGTGACTGTACCCAGCCCTGCCGGTGGCAGTGGACCCTGCACGGTGAAGACGGGGGGCTGGTTGAACTGGCAGGGAAACACCTGCTGAGTGCCAGGGACCTGTGCATGATCGAGCATGTGCCAGAATTGATAGATGCGGGAGTGGATGCATTCAAGATAGAGGGCAGGCTCAGGAATCCGGGTTACATGGCTGTGGTATCCCGGTGTTACCGTGAGGCATTGGAAGCCTGCCGGAATGGTTCATATGACCAGGGGATGGCACAACAGTGGAAAGAACAGATGGCCCAGGTCTATAACAGGGGCTTTTCAACTGGCTTCTATTTCGGGGTACCGGGACCGGACGGGCTGGCTATTGAAAAAGACATGAATGCTTCATCGGTGCGCAGGCAGGCAGTGGGTGTGGTGCAGAATTATTTCCTTAAACAGGATGCGGCAGCGGTCAGGCTATTAGAAGGTGGTCTGGCGGTCGGGGATAGTATTGTGATAGAA is a genomic window of ANME-2 cluster archaeon containing:
- a CDS encoding AbrB/MazE/SpoVT family DNA-binding domain-containing protein; amino-acid sequence: MQTITISAKGQVVIPAIIRKKLGLEKGEKLGIMEEEGYIKIVPPADLTSLCGSWSDLDTTTVRKQIEDMRKEERC
- a CDS encoding type II toxin-antitoxin system VapC family toxin, yielding MIRILIDTMHIADILIDDSYIELAKALQNKKITGLVSVVTLTELIKIRGKKVNKRMHSDLNNLIASNLVFVDVNDTIAIRAGELRLKYDIPTIDSIIAATGIVNNVKHILTDDNHFKPLKNTIKPIDLKNALKLALK
- a CDS encoding molybdenum-dependent transcriptional regulator, whose translation is MEARTKVWLTENGKSLIGKGKASLLKAIDEEKSLNRACKKINISYKRAWLMLKKIEESAGRPVVISVRGGNEQGTFLTDYAKEMLAEYDARKNITHETIDDETFWEGVELTITARNQLAGKVVDVELGDIISKVKISIEPTVVTSVITTEAVKKLDIKKEDEVLAVIKSTEVMIAKK
- a CDS encoding U32 family peptidase, with protein sequence MSDPIPELVAGVRNPATLSVCKDNADAVYFSIDRFSLRARARDITLDNLDTFTEQVRDSGLKAYLAVNTVIYPEDLPAVDAIVEAAASAGIDAVIAWDPAVINKSVECGLDLHISTQANVSNWQTAEFYGKLGASRVILSRELTLKQIKDIRQHTDMELEVFVHGAMCQAISGRCYLSAYLLGRSGNCGDCTQPCRWQWTLHGEDGGLVELAGKHLLSARDLCMIEHVPELIDAGVDAFKIEGRLRNPGYMAVVSRCYREALEACRNGSYDQGMAQQWKEQMAQVYNRGFSTGFYFGVPGPDGLAIEKDMNASSVRRQAVGVVQNYFLKQDAAAVRLLEGGLAVGDSIVIEGASTYLEQEVESLMIGRDPVQEAGKGQDVGLAVAARVRKNDRVFRVERI